In Flavobacteriales bacterium, a single window of DNA contains:
- the ssb gene encoding single-stranded DNA-binding protein: protein MASVNKVILVGNLGKDPEVRHFENGGSLARFPLATSETYTKKDTNEKVTQTEWHTVVTRGGLAAKVVEPYLKKGNSVYIEGRLRTRSWEDKDGVTRYTTEVICDSLEMLGKKDHVESTENEATTNSTPPIQESADDDLPF, encoded by the coding sequence ATGGCTAGCGTAAATAAAGTAATCTTAGTTGGAAACTTGGGTAAAGATCCCGAGGTAAGACACTTCGAAAATGGCGGCTCTTTAGCGAGATTCCCATTGGCAACTTCCGAAACATACACTAAAAAAGACACTAATGAAAAAGTCACTCAAACCGAATGGCATACTGTTGTGACTCGAGGTGGATTAGCAGCAAAAGTGGTTGAGCCCTACCTCAAAAAAGGAAATAGTGTCTATATAGAAGGGCGACTGCGTACTCGTTCATGGGAAGATAAAGATGGTGTAACTCGATATACTACCGAAGTTATTTGCGACAGTTTAGAAATGTTAGGTAAAAAAGACCATGTTGAAAGTACTGAAAATGAAGCAACTACCAATTCAACACCACCAATTCAAGAGTCAGCTGATGACGATTTACCGTTTTAA
- the gldE gene encoding gliding motility-associated protein GldE: MLSLLFCSAMISGSEVAYFSLDASKWQEEEDKTSVTQIKKLLQKPNHLLATILISNNFINVAIIILSTYMTDSLLDYTQHPIFSFVIQVVVVTFALLLLGEVIPKVYANQKTLTFAKRMSGPLSLLSTLFKPLSQLLVSSTSIIEKRFNAKGYQISVDDLSSALDLAGENDTKEEEKRILRSIVEFGNIQVKEIMKSRVDVNALEQNTPFEVVKKLVISSGYSRIPVYRENFDTVIGILYIKDLLPFLNHTDFEWSNLIRTPFFVPEGKMIDDLMREFQEKKIHLAIVVDEYGGTSGIVTLEDIIEEIVGDINDEFDDDGIHFSRLDNSNYIFEGKTSLNDVLKTIDGEIDFFDPIKGESDTLAGLILEMKGNIPENGEVLNYEQYSFTVESVDKTRVKRIKVTINEQ; the protein is encoded by the coding sequence ATGCTATCCTTATTGTTTTGCTCTGCAATGATATCAGGTTCTGAAGTGGCTTACTTTTCTTTGGACGCTTCCAAATGGCAGGAAGAAGAAGATAAAACAAGTGTCACCCAGATTAAAAAATTACTTCAGAAACCCAATCATTTGTTGGCAACCATATTGATATCAAACAACTTTATCAATGTCGCCATTATTATACTCTCAACCTATATGACCGATAGCTTATTGGATTATACTCAACATCCAATTTTCAGCTTTGTTATTCAAGTAGTAGTTGTCACATTCGCATTACTGTTATTGGGTGAGGTCATTCCAAAAGTTTATGCCAATCAAAAAACTCTAACGTTTGCTAAAAGAATGAGTGGCCCATTAAGTTTACTAAGTACTCTATTTAAACCACTTAGCCAACTTCTAGTTTCATCAACGTCTATAATCGAAAAACGTTTTAACGCCAAGGGCTATCAAATATCTGTTGATGACTTGTCATCAGCACTAGATCTGGCTGGAGAAAATGACACTAAAGAGGAAGAAAAAAGAATTCTTAGAAGTATCGTTGAATTTGGTAACATTCAAGTAAAAGAAATCATGAAATCAAGAGTCGATGTAAATGCTCTTGAGCAAAACACCCCATTTGAAGTTGTCAAGAAATTAGTAATTTCAAGTGGCTATTCAAGAATACCTGTATACAGAGAGAATTTTGACACGGTAATAGGCATACTTTATATCAAAGATTTATTACCATTTCTAAATCATACAGATTTTGAATGGAGTAATTTAATAAGAACTCCGTTTTTTGTTCCTGAAGGCAAAATGATTGATGATTTAATGCGAGAATTTCAAGAGAAAAAAATACATCTCGCCATTGTGGTTGATGAATATGGAGGCACTTCAGGGATTGTTACACTTGAAGATATTATTGAAGAAATTGTAGGAGATATAAACGATGAATTTGATGATGATGGCATACATTTCTCTAGACTAGATAACTCTAATTATATTTTTGAAGGCAAAACATCTTTGAATGACGTACTAAAGACTATAGATGGGGAAATCGACTTTTTTGACCCTATTAAAGGAGAATCAGACACCCTTGCTGGACTAATACTTGAAATGAAAGGCAACATACCTGAAAATGGAGAGGTACTGAACTATGAGCAATATTCTTTTACAGTAGAATCTGTAGATAAAACAAGAGTTAAACGAATAAAAGTTACTATTAATGAGCAATAA
- a CDS encoding gliding motility lipoprotein GldD: MSNKLYLFCALIFIACNNDYTPKPWGYSRVDLPEQSTTLFESSCPYSFQQPNYSNINFKYENECWFDLEFNDFNGKVHMSYKHLKGDLNKYTEDSRLLAYKHAQIAEAISEQVFIKDSLKVYGMVYTFQGSTATPMQFYLTDSLNHFVRGALYFNSAQNDSITPITNFIKDDIYRLIESWEWK; this comes from the coding sequence ATGAGCAATAAACTTTACCTTTTTTGTGCTTTAATCTTTATTGCTTGTAACAACGACTACACTCCCAAACCTTGGGGATATTCTAGAGTAGATTTGCCTGAGCAAAGCACAACATTATTTGAAAGTAGTTGCCCATATAGTTTTCAGCAACCCAATTACAGTAACATCAATTTTAAATACGAAAATGAATGTTGGTTTGATTTAGAATTTAATGACTTCAATGGCAAAGTACATATGAGCTATAAACACCTTAAGGGTGATTTGAATAAATATACAGAAGACAGCAGACTACTTGCCTACAAACATGCCCAAATTGCAGAAGCTATTAGCGAACAAGTCTTTATTAAAGATTCTTTAAAAGTGTATGGCATGGTTTATACTTTTCAAGGAAGTACAGCAACACCTATGCAGTTTTATTTAACCGACAGTTTAAATCATTTTGTTAGAGGTGCTTTATACTTTAATTCTGCTCAAAACGACTCCATAACTCCAATTACCAATTTCATAAAAGACGATATTTATCGACTTATTGAAAGCTGGGAGTGGAAGTGA
- a CDS encoding energy transducer TonB: MYEQVDVFPEFVGGMDAMTSYIQEHIVYPKEAIANKETARVFVEFVVDKSGSVKDVQLKRQGKKYFDDEAIRVVSEMPKWKSGLLNGKYVNIRLVLPIVFKL; encoded by the coding sequence GTGTATGAACAAGTCGATGTATTTCCAGAGTTTGTGGGGGGTATGGATGCTATGACAAGCTATATTCAAGAGCATATAGTCTATCCAAAAGAAGCTATAGCTAACAAAGAAACAGCTCGAGTTTTTGTCGAATTTGTTGTCGATAAATCGGGTAGTGTTAAAGACGTGCAATTGAAAAGGCAAGGAAAAAAATACTTTGATGATGAAGCAATAAGAGTCGTTTCTGAAATGCCTAAATGGAAGTCGGGATTGCTGAACGGGAAGTACGTGAATATTAGATTAGTTCTGCCTATTGTTTTTAAACTATAA
- a CDS encoding GatB/YqeY domain-containing protein — translation MDINQLIKEAMLAKDSVRLSSLRAIKSAFLVAQTEKGAGELDDAARQKIIQKQVKQRKDAAAIYLEQNRQDLADDEMAQVAILEEFLPEQLSEDKIREVVTAVIAQVGASSMADMGKVMGLANQQLAGKADGKLIAQIVKSLLS, via the coding sequence ATGGATATAAATCAATTAATAAAAGAAGCCATGTTAGCCAAAGATTCGGTGCGTTTATCCTCTTTGAGAGCCATAAAATCAGCGTTTTTAGTGGCACAAACCGAAAAAGGTGCTGGCGAACTTGATGATGCTGCTAGGCAGAAAATCATACAAAAGCAAGTCAAGCAAAGAAAAGACGCAGCCGCCATTTATTTAGAGCAAAATCGACAAGATTTAGCCGATGATGAGATGGCACAAGTTGCTATACTCGAAGAGTTTCTTCCAGAGCAGTTAAGTGAAGATAAAATTCGAGAAGTCGTTACTGCTGTAATAGCTCAAGTAGGAGCTAGCAGTATGGCTGATATGGGTAAAGTTATGGGCTTAGCCAACCAGCAGTTGGCAGGTAAAGCCGATGGCAAACTCATTGCACAAATTGTGAAGTCACTGTTGTCATAG
- the ftsZ gene encoding cell division protein FtsZ, translating to MTNESVLAFDLPKNQSSVIKVIGVGGGGSNAVNYMYENGIDGVDFAVCNTDLQALEASPITTKIQIGAEITEGLGAGANPEVGRQAAEESIERIEELLESNTKMLFITAGMGGGTGTGAAPVIARAAREKEILTVGVVTVPFWTEGGYRKKYAEKGLEDLRANVDTLLVINNDRLIEVYGDLTLSQAFAKANEVLNTATKGIAEVISQTLMVNIDLNDAKRVLKDSGSAVMGQAYASGENRAIDAIEAALDSPLLHDNNIKGAQQVLLKIVTGSGEKEIRMTELFSIKKHIQDVAGSDVNIIEGIGVEEGMDDEISVTVIATGFKVNKNIGPAKPITPKIYELDKDEQTEEVATEEQSVELSLDDTETVDSFESMFDTRADESTEQPQGTLNFNTEEESPVLNFELEEEGSEESPIDFPIAIENIKQDDPINLTSENEDDNDEVVVHTLELEEDSPEDVITDLKDDVEKEEFTQINHGISAEQMALRSRQRMERLREITVKLRTPSGLTDLESEPAYKRREVELDDVVHSSESDNSSYVLGEDDDKNVGLKPNNFLHDNVD from the coding sequence ATGACAAACGAAAGCGTATTAGCATTCGATTTACCAAAAAACCAATCTTCAGTTATCAAAGTAATTGGAGTAGGTGGAGGTGGTAGTAATGCTGTAAACTACATGTACGAAAATGGTATTGATGGCGTAGATTTTGCGGTTTGTAACACAGATTTACAAGCCTTAGAAGCAAGCCCAATAACCACAAAAATTCAAATAGGTGCCGAAATAACAGAAGGACTTGGTGCTGGTGCCAATCCTGAAGTTGGTCGCCAAGCTGCAGAAGAAAGTATCGAACGTATTGAAGAACTGCTGGAAAGCAATACCAAGATGCTATTTATTACTGCTGGTATGGGAGGTGGAACAGGAACAGGTGCTGCGCCTGTAATTGCTCGAGCTGCTCGTGAAAAAGAAATCTTAACAGTAGGTGTTGTTACTGTACCATTTTGGACTGAAGGAGGTTACAGAAAAAAGTATGCCGAAAAAGGTTTGGAAGACTTAAGAGCAAATGTTGACACTCTGTTAGTAATTAATAATGATAGACTCATTGAAGTATATGGCGATTTGACTTTAAGTCAAGCCTTTGCCAAAGCCAATGAAGTATTGAATACCGCTACAAAAGGTATAGCAGAGGTTATTTCTCAAACATTGATGGTAAATATTGACCTTAATGATGCTAAGCGAGTACTTAAAGATAGTGGTAGTGCTGTAATGGGACAGGCTTATGCTTCTGGTGAAAACCGTGCTATTGATGCTATTGAGGCAGCCTTAGATTCACCGTTATTACACGATAATAACATCAAAGGTGCTCAGCAAGTTCTACTGAAAATAGTTACAGGTTCTGGTGAGAAAGAGATTAGAATGACAGAGTTGTTCAGTATCAAAAAACACATACAAGATGTCGCAGGTTCTGATGTCAATATTATTGAAGGAATCGGTGTTGAAGAAGGTATGGACGATGAAATAAGCGTAACAGTAATTGCAACTGGTTTTAAGGTCAATAAAAACATTGGACCAGCTAAACCGATTACTCCTAAAATCTATGAGTTAGATAAAGACGAGCAAACAGAAGAAGTTGCAACTGAAGAACAAAGTGTTGAGCTTAGTTTAGATGATACTGAAACTGTTGATTCTTTCGAGTCAATGTTTGATACTAGAGCTGATGAATCTACTGAGCAACCACAAGGAACTTTGAATTTTAATACGGAAGAAGAATCACCTGTATTGAATTTTGAACTCGAAGAAGAAGGTTCTGAAGAAAGCCCTATAGACTTTCCAATTGCTATAGAAAATATTAAGCAAGACGACCCTATCAACTTGACGAGTGAAAATGAAGATGACAATGACGAAGTAGTAGTTCACACTCTTGAATTGGAAGAAGATTCTCCAGAGGATGTAATAACAGATTTAAAAGATGATGTGGAAAAGGAAGAATTCACTCAAATAAATCACGGTATTTCTGCAGAGCAAATGGCTTTAAGAAGTCGCCAGCGTATGGAAAGGCTTAGAGAAATAACTGTAAAATTACGCACGCCCTCTGGACTTACAGATTTAGAAAGTGAACCGGCTTATAAAAGAAGAGAAGTCGAATTAGATGACGTTGTTCATTCTTCAGAGTCTGATAATTCCTCTTATGTATTAGGAGAAGACGATGATAAAAATGTAGGTCTTAAACCAAATAATTTTTTACACGATAACGTTGACTAA
- the ftsA gene encoding cell division protein FtsA — protein MENNTKIAVGLDIGTTKITVIVGQKNEHGKIEILGMGKAPSTGVMRGIVANIDKTTQSINKALEEAITSSGMQVKNVNVGIAGQHIKSLQHRGQLVRENLETEINDADINKLMQNMYKLVMVPGEEIIHVIPQEYIVDKQDNFPDPRGMVGVQLEANFHIITGQTAAISNIKKCVNNASLAMTGLTLEPLASATSVLDHQELEAGVALVDIGGGTTDVAIFKDGIIRHTAVIPFGGNIITQDIKEGCSILENQAELLKIKFGSALASQNKENEIVSIPGLRGRDPKEISLKNLANIIQARVEEIIELVHHEIKNSGYENKLITGIVLTGGGSQLKHIGQLVEFHTGIECRIGYPNEHIASTSPIDVSSPMYATGVGLVMKFLEEENGDELSSVQKSGTSNAGLGDFFKKMLDKIDKYLTNDE, from the coding sequence ATGGAAAACAACACAAAAATAGCAGTCGGTTTAGATATTGGCACAACCAAAATCACAGTCATCGTTGGTCAAAAAAATGAACACGGAAAGATTGAAATACTTGGAATGGGAAAAGCCCCGTCAACAGGTGTTATGCGTGGGATAGTTGCCAATATTGATAAAACTACACAGTCTATCAACAAAGCCTTAGAGGAGGCCATAACTTCTTCTGGTATGCAAGTTAAGAATGTCAATGTTGGTATTGCTGGACAGCACATCAAAAGTTTACAGCATCGAGGACAGTTAGTTAGAGAAAATTTAGAAACTGAAATTAACGATGCCGATATAAATAAGTTGATGCAAAATATGTATAAACTTGTTATGGTGCCTGGTGAAGAAATCATTCACGTAATCCCTCAAGAATACATAGTTGATAAACAGGATAACTTCCCTGACCCTCGTGGTATGGTGGGTGTTCAGTTAGAAGCCAATTTTCATATTATAACGGGGCAGACTGCTGCGATTTCAAACATCAAGAAATGTGTAAATAATGCTAGTCTAGCTATGACAGGATTGACACTTGAACCTTTAGCCTCGGCAACTTCTGTTCTTGACCATCAAGAGTTAGAAGCAGGGGTAGCTTTAGTGGATATAGGCGGAGGAACAACTGATGTAGCAATTTTTAAAGATGGCATCATACGACATACAGCCGTAATACCATTTGGCGGTAATATTATTACTCAAGACATAAAGGAAGGCTGTTCAATACTAGAAAACCAAGCTGAGCTTTTGAAAATAAAGTTTGGTTCAGCCTTGGCAAGTCAAAATAAAGAAAATGAAATCGTTTCTATTCCAGGTCTAAGAGGTAGAGACCCTAAAGAAATATCCTTAAAAAATCTAGCTAATATCATTCAAGCTAGAGTAGAAGAAATTATAGAATTAGTACATCACGAAATCAAAAATTCTGGTTACGAAAATAAACTTATTACGGGTATAGTGCTAACTGGTGGAGGTAGTCAGCTCAAGCACATAGGTCAATTGGTTGAGTTTCATACTGGCATTGAATGCAGAATAGGATATCCTAATGAACACATTGCCTCTACTTCACCAATTGATGTAAGTAGTCCAATGTATGCTACTGGAGTAGGATTAGTGATGAAATTCTTAGAAGAAGAAAATGGCGATGAATTGAGTAGTGTCCAAAAAAGTGGAACATCTAACGCAGGTTTGGGTGATTTTTTCAAAAAAATGCTCGATAAAATCGACAAATATTTAACAAATGATGAATAA
- a CDS encoding UDP-N-acetylmuramate--L-alanine ligase, protein MNIKLVEHIYFVGIGGIGMSALARYFNAKGKKVSGYDKTPSPITDALTAEGMSLHFDENYIPKEIKDADFQSVLIVYTPAVSQDSPQLTSFASKKWTVLKRAELLGLITEDAYTIAVAGTHGKTTTSCILAHILKYSDIYCTAFLGGISSNYNTNLILSESGDIVVVEADEYDRSFLKLSPDISIITSLDADHLDIYNDIDDMKNTFKMFASNTKQNGMLLVNKSIDVDFEAPLDGSLMTYSSTVRADNTAFNLRIKEGSQYFDANFKEIMPGQVYEYELKDIQLQLPGKHNVENAIAAIVVASSLGAKHEKIKAAIKDFKGVKRRYDLHAKGKYVYIDDYAHHPEEIKATLVATKELFPEKKITVVFQPHLYSRTRDFAAEFGDSLSLADEVLLLDIYPAREMPIEGVNSEMLLTQVVDCEKSLLKKSDLVEELTNPKRELLLTLGAGDIDQFVEPLKHYYVNEMD, encoded by the coding sequence ATGAATATTAAGTTAGTCGAACATATATACTTTGTAGGGATTGGAGGTATAGGTATGTCAGCTTTAGCACGATACTTCAACGCTAAAGGCAAGAAAGTTAGCGGCTACGATAAAACACCATCGCCTATTACTGATGCACTAACAGCAGAAGGAATGAGTTTACATTTTGATGAAAATTATATTCCTAAGGAGATAAAAGATGCTGATTTTCAATCAGTCCTTATAGTTTATACACCTGCAGTAAGTCAAGATAGCCCACAACTAACTTCTTTTGCTTCTAAAAAATGGACTGTTCTAAAACGAGCTGAGTTATTGGGTTTAATTACAGAAGACGCTTACACAATAGCAGTTGCTGGTACTCATGGCAAGACAACCACTTCTTGCATTTTAGCTCATATACTTAAATATTCTGACATCTATTGCACAGCATTCTTAGGAGGTATTAGCAGTAATTATAATACTAACCTAATTCTTTCAGAATCAGGTGATATTGTAGTTGTGGAGGCCGATGAATACGACCGTTCTTTCTTAAAGCTATCTCCTGATATTTCAATCATTACATCTCTTGACGCCGATCATTTAGACATCTACAATGATATTGATGATATGAAGAATACATTTAAAATGTTTGCATCAAACACAAAGCAGAATGGTATGCTGTTGGTCAATAAATCCATCGATGTTGATTTTGAAGCTCCCCTAGATGGTAGCTTAATGACTTATTCTTCAACAGTTAGAGCAGACAACACAGCCTTCAACTTACGAATTAAAGAGGGTTCACAATATTTTGATGCTAATTTTAAGGAGATTATGCCAGGTCAAGTGTATGAATACGAGTTAAAAGATATTCAACTGCAATTACCAGGAAAACACAATGTAGAGAATGCCATTGCAGCTATTGTTGTAGCGTCTTCTTTAGGTGCTAAGCATGAGAAAATAAAAGCCGCTATAAAAGATTTTAAAGGAGTAAAAAGAAGATACGATTTACATGCTAAAGGCAAGTATGTGTATATTGATGATTATGCCCACCACCCTGAAGAAATTAAAGCAACACTAGTAGCGACTAAAGAGCTTTTCCCAGAAAAAAAGATAACGGTAGTATTTCAGCCTCATTTGTATTCAAGAACTCGAGATTTTGCCGCTGAGTTTGGCGACTCTTTGTCTTTAGCAGATGAGGTGTTGTTGTTGGATATTTATCCAGCAAGAGAAATGCCTATTGAAGGAGTAAATTCTGAAATGTTACTCACTCAAGTAGTAGATTGTGAAAAGTCCTTGCTAAAGAAATCTGATTTAGTTGAGGAATTAACTAACCCTAAAAGAGAACTTCTACTGACGCTAGGCGCAGGAGATATAGACCAATTCGTTGAACCATTAAAACACTATTACGTCAATGAAATGGATTAA
- the murG gene encoding undecaprenyldiphospho-muramoylpentapeptide beta-N-acetylglucosaminyltransferase, with the protein MSVRVIISGGGTGGHIFPAISIANELKQRVKDINILFVGAKGRMEMEKVPKAGYSIKGLNISGLQRSWKDVRNIWFPFKLISSLWKSYWIIKKYKPSVVVGTGGYASGPLLFVASKLSVPALIQEQNSYPGITNKLLSKSVQKICVSYDNMERFFPKSKLMMLGNPVRQDLLDSAEKKTEAVKHFSLDSSRKTLLVVGGSLGARTINHSIAELVQQFEEKNIQLIWQTGLSYESTAKDLCQSLSNVQAHAFIYNMDLAYSAADIIISRAGASTISELCLIGKPAILIPSPNVAEDHQTKNAMALIEKNAALMVKDSQAQEQLGQVIFDLLEHENTQQHLGDNIKKLAMPNSAKHIVDEVLKLVQEK; encoded by the coding sequence ATGTCAGTTAGAGTTATTATAAGTGGCGGTGGTACAGGGGGGCATATATTCCCTGCAATTTCTATTGCTAATGAGTTGAAGCAAAGAGTCAAGGATATCAATATTTTATTTGTTGGTGCTAAAGGCCGTATGGAAATGGAAAAAGTCCCTAAGGCTGGTTACTCTATCAAAGGGCTTAACATTAGTGGATTACAAAGGAGTTGGAAAGATGTTAGAAATATATGGTTTCCTTTTAAATTGATATCTAGTCTGTGGAAGTCGTATTGGATCATTAAAAAATACAAGCCCTCTGTTGTCGTGGGCACTGGTGGTTATGCGAGTGGACCTTTATTATTTGTTGCTTCTAAACTTTCTGTTCCAGCTCTTATTCAAGAACAAAATTCTTATCCAGGTATTACTAATAAATTGTTGTCGAAGTCGGTTCAGAAAATATGTGTTTCATACGATAATATGGAACGTTTCTTCCCTAAATCTAAATTAATGATGTTAGGTAATCCTGTTCGTCAGGATTTACTTGATTCGGCAGAAAAAAAGACAGAAGCCGTCAAGCATTTCAGTTTAGACTCGAGTCGTAAAACGTTATTGGTAGTAGGGGGTAGTCTTGGGGCAAGAACAATTAACCATTCTATAGCTGAGCTCGTTCAGCAATTCGAAGAAAAAAACATTCAATTAATTTGGCAGACAGGACTTTCTTATGAAAGTACTGCCAAGGATTTGTGTCAATCGCTTTCTAATGTACAAGCCCATGCTTTTATTTACAATATGGATTTAGCATATAGCGCAGCAGATATAATTATTTCAAGAGCTGGAGCTAGTACAATTTCGGAGCTTTGTCTTATTGGCAAACCAGCTATATTAATTCCTTCTCCAAATGTAGCTGAAGATCATCAGACTAAAAATGCAATGGCTTTAATTGAAAAAAATGCCGCCCTGATGGTTAAGGATAGCCAAGCTCAAGAGCAGTTAGGTCAAGTTATCTTCGATTTATTAGAACATGAAAACACTCAACAACACTTAGGAGACAATATTAAAAAGTTAGCCATGCCAAATTCAGCTAAACACATTGTTGATGAGGTGTTAAAATTAGTACAAGAAAAATGA
- a CDS encoding FtsW/RodA/SpoVE family cell cycle protein, with protein sequence MSKLKKYINLEGDTRIWGVVFFLSIVSIVVVYSATGGLAYTSYGGNTWHLFFKHFKFLIVGLVLMYFVHKVPHKYFSRLGQLGFIIAIPILIYTVAFGTSMNDANRWITIADMPINTFEIGKIAITVFLARQLVRCQDELSDLKTVSWKLFAPLVLICAIIFPANLSTSAMIFLAGLMLLYLGGVPFKYLALLFGSILTLGVLVISLSLTVPALQKTFPRAQTWVNRIVNFSENKTVKSDENYQVAHAKVAIVNGGIKGRGPGKSTQRNVLPLPNSDYVYAILIEEWGFLGGFAVVFAYVVLLLRGKRIFNLASDPLAAYLGVGLSLSMVLQAFINMAVAVDFFPVTGQTLPLISMGGVSVIFTCISLGVILSTSRSVNVSKISTNVS encoded by the coding sequence ATGAGTAAGCTAAAAAAATACATAAACTTAGAGGGCGATACTCGTATTTGGGGGGTTGTATTTTTTCTATCTATTGTATCTATTGTAGTAGTATATAGTGCAACGGGTGGTTTAGCCTATACTTCTTATGGTGGCAACACTTGGCATTTATTCTTCAAGCATTTCAAGTTTTTAATTGTTGGACTTGTATTAATGTATTTTGTTCATAAAGTGCCACATAAATATTTCTCTCGTTTAGGGCAATTAGGGTTCATTATTGCCATACCTATCCTTATTTATACTGTTGCATTTGGTACATCTATGAACGATGCTAATCGTTGGATTACTATTGCTGATATGCCAATAAACACTTTTGAAATTGGAAAAATTGCAATTACTGTTTTTCTAGCCCGTCAATTGGTAAGATGTCAAGACGAACTTAGCGATTTGAAAACGGTTTCTTGGAAATTATTTGCTCCATTAGTATTAATTTGTGCTATTATATTTCCAGCGAATTTATCAACTTCAGCGATGATATTTTTAGCAGGTCTTATGCTATTGTATCTTGGAGGTGTGCCATTTAAGTATTTGGCTTTATTGTTTGGGAGTATCCTCACTTTAGGAGTGTTGGTTATTAGTTTGTCTTTAACAGTCCCTGCCTTGCAAAAAACATTTCCTAGAGCACAAACTTGGGTCAATAGAATTGTTAATTTCTCAGAGAATAAAACTGTTAAAAGTGATGAAAATTATCAAGTGGCGCATGCCAAGGTTGCTATTGTAAACGGAGGAATAAAGGGTAGAGGACCAGGGAAAAGTACACAGCGTAATGTTTTGCCCTTACCTAATTCAGATTATGTTTATGCTATTCTAATAGAAGAATGGGGTTTCTTAGGAGGTTTTGCAGTCGTCTTTGCCTATGTGGTTTTACTATTGCGGGGTAAACGGATTTTTAATTTAGCTAGTGATCCATTAGCAGCCTATCTTGGGGTTGGTCTTAGTTTATCCATGGTTCTTCAAGCTTTTATAAATATGGCTGTTGCGGTTGATTTTTTTCCAGTAACAGGTCAAACTTTACCATTGATAAGTATGGGTGGTGTTTCGGTTATTTTCACTTGTATTTCATTAGGGGTAATTCTTAGTACCAGTCGAAGTGTTAACGTTTCTAAAATAAGTACCAATGTCAGTTAG